The genomic region ACTGTAAGGAATGAGGCATAGTTTCTACAGTGCCTTTGCTATACATGATCTCAGGAAACTAAGGAAACCTGAGGTTTCATTCTCATTCTACTGTTGGCATTACATTATCTGTAAACCAACTGTAAAGCTGTGGCTAGTTTGAATGGTAAAACTGAGTTTGAAAGAAAAGCTCAAAACTGAGTTGAAAGGGAAAAGTCTAAAACTGAGTTTTGTAAAAATATTGTTGGCAGGTCTACATCCGTGATCGATCATCAGCAGAATGAAGTGTCAATCTCAGTGGGGTACATCCTGCTTTGCTTTGTTTCTTTGTCGGTGCACATACTTCGTTACTCTGATTTGTTTGCCTCCAATCCTGATGTGTTTCTTTTGGAGCAGTTGCTGTACTGCCGCAGATGTGTAGAAGTAAAGATGACCATGATATGGCATTTCTCTGTTTTGGAACTTTACGGACTCCAAGAGTTGAGTCTCAGGATTGCCGGTATCGCTGTACCAAGAACAACAGTTTGCTTTCTTAGAATGATTTTCACAGACCAACAAGTACTGAGAACAGCAGTTAAGGAATACAGCAACAGAAATGATGGATTCTTACAAATGGTCGTAGACCTCTTTTACTGAAGGCGCTTTTCCCAATTTAAACCAGAGGAATGCCCGGCGATCGCTTCCTGTTTCATTCCAGAACGACTGAGGGTAAGCCCAAAAGAACTTTCCATCAATCTGGAACTTAATTTCTCTGCCAAAATCGTCATTGAACATGCTTTCGACTGCTGCTGGCCTAGAAAACGTCACGAATGCCTCTCCATTTTCGGGCGAACTCCGAATATCAACAATGCGCTCCTCCTGTTGATTTACTCTGCAATGTTTCACCATATGAACAAATTATTTACCATGTAACCTTTTTATTTACTGTACCAGAAGCAGGATACATATTTTTTTCAAGTGAGACCAACTGTGGATTCTACTTGTTAATCTAATTACCAAGAACAACATGATTCTACTTGGTTACCAAGAACATTGATACATTCCCAGTAATCAATTCTGTCCTAACCGAACCGCCCCAATTCCCAAAACGTCGTCGTTTTCATCTCACTCCTAAATCGGAAAACGCCGAATCACATGTAAGCGAAAGTACCCATTTCATTCGCCGATCAAAGGCACTTTCTTTGATTGGTTTTGCCGGGAAAATTGAAGAAGGTAAACCAGAAATCTTGAACTAAACCAGAAATTGAATATGTGAAAGTAAAAAACTAGAAAAAAAGCAAGTTACTATTTACTAACCTCTGCCGGAAAAAAGAGTCCAGCTCCTCGTCGGTTATCGGAGCTTCCCCTGCCACAAATTTTATGTAGACTGTACGCTGGGTCGGACTGTCTCTACGACGGCGAACCGGAGCATTCTGATGAGGAATCGGAGGATTCTGATCAGGATCACAGCCATCCCCACCCGGCTGTCCAAGAACCGGAGCCGGCGAACCAAGAACCGGAGGCGGCGATCCAGAAACCGGAGGCGGCGGTGCAGAAACCGGAGGCAGCGGTGCAGAGACCGGAGGCAGCGGTGCAGAGACCGGAGGAGGAGATCCAGAAAACGGAAGCGGAGATCCAGAAAACGGCGGAGGCGATCCAGAAACCGGAGGAGGCGTTCCAGAAACCGGAGGCGGCGGTCCAAGAACCCGAACCGGCGGCGACGGTCCAAGAACCTGCGGCCGGTAATCAAAGAATGCCGGAATCGTCACCCAGAGACTTGAAAGAGGAACGACATAGAATGCTGGGTGGTTCACGGGCTGAAGCATTAAGCTTGCGGCCAAGGGCGGGAGCATGAATGAATCTCCGGCGGCGGAAGGGGCAACGTTGATGACATGAACAGCGACCATCGGCCCGTAATGAGGGAACCATTGGAGCGGGTGGCTTCTTGGAAAGAAGATGCAGGGTTGACCGTAGTCCACCGTGATGGGGTGGTGGTGGTTGACAATGGGGACGCCGAAGAGAGTGGCTGGGTGTTGTTGAATTGTGCTAACAAGGTAGTGATGTTGCAGAACCTCCATCTTTTCTTGATCTC from Fragaria vesca subsp. vesca linkage group LG3, FraVesHawaii_1.0, whole genome shotgun sequence harbors:
- the LOC101310673 gene encoding uncharacterized protein LOC101310673, encoding MLLKRSVWILEVEMTNMVDELDAIMSKLTDTSYARRETCKGRIRRWSTSVIDHQQNEVSISVGYILLCFVSLSVHILRYSDLFASNPDVFLLEQLLYCRRCVEVKMTMIWHFSVLELYGLQELSLRIAGIAVPRTTVCFLRMIFTDQQVLRTAVKEYSNRNDGFLQMVVDLFY